A portion of the Microbulbifer agarilyticus genome contains these proteins:
- a CDS encoding RHS repeat protein, translating into MGSRTAADGTSETFGETVVHTEQPLAESATPISLPLNTDSAQTYIGGATNNWRHNHSYFLGHYVLADGVTERLISYRPDGSDLHFVADDGNFVGQGNRQWQVTKDLNGSQEYTGWTLKVGGRIERYDTAGRIQRIENEQGQGITYTYDANGVQQESIADDNGNSITLGYIEGRLSQITRNDGSVYQFSYNASGLLQGITFPGTTTPQRQFRYEDTRFPRSLTGVTDEASNVYSTFAYDDEGRAVSSTHSDGANSGQVEYLSDNTRRLTNALGKQTTYTFAEVDGSKRIVSVQGEASANCVAANMAYTYDANGFVASETGWEGNVTTYTRDVIGRELSRTEASGTPEARTITTEWHATLSQPVKVTSPEQIIENTYDAGGRLLDRKVTSVSP; encoded by the coding sequence GTGGGTTCACGGACTGCGGCCGATGGCACCTCCGAGACGTTCGGGGAAACCGTTGTGCATACCGAGCAACCATTGGCTGAAAGTGCTACTCCAATCAGTTTGCCGTTAAATACCGACTCAGCTCAAACCTATATTGGTGGTGCCACTAATAACTGGCGACACAATCACAGCTACTTTTTGGGACATTACGTACTAGCGGACGGGGTGACGGAGCGGCTGATCAGCTATCGACCTGACGGAAGTGACCTGCATTTTGTAGCTGATGACGGAAATTTTGTCGGCCAGGGCAATAGGCAGTGGCAAGTGACCAAAGATCTCAATGGGAGCCAAGAATACACCGGTTGGACATTGAAAGTCGGTGGTCGCATCGAGCGATATGATACGGCCGGTCGTATCCAGCGTATCGAAAATGAGCAGGGACAGGGCATCACCTATACCTATGATGCGAATGGTGTGCAGCAGGAATCGATTGCAGATGACAATGGCAACAGTATCACACTCGGGTATATCGAAGGTCGGTTAAGCCAGATTACCCGTAACGATGGTTCTGTTTACCAGTTTAGTTACAACGCTAGCGGCTTGCTGCAAGGCATTACCTTCCCAGGTACCACTACACCACAGCGTCAGTTCCGTTATGAAGACACCCGCTTCCCACGCTCACTGACTGGTGTTACTGATGAAGCCAGCAATGTATACAGCACTTTTGCCTATGACGACGAGGGGCGGGCGGTCAGCTCCACGCATAGTGATGGTGCAAACTCTGGCCAAGTGGAATACCTCAGTGATAACACCCGTCGCCTGACAAATGCGCTGGGCAAGCAAACTACCTATACCTTTGCTGAAGTCGACGGCAGCAAGCGCATTGTCTCAGTCCAAGGTGAAGCATCTGCGAACTGTGTAGCTGCCAACATGGCCTACACCTACGATGCCAATGGTTTTGTCGCCAGTGAAACCGGCTGGGAAGGTAATGTTACTACTTATACTCGCGATGTGATTGGCAGGGAATTGAGCCGTACCGAAGCGTCCGGTACCCCGGAAGCACGTACCATCACTACCGAATGGCATGCCACTCTAAGTCAGCCGGTGAAGGTTACTTCTCCTGAGCAAATCATAGAAAACACTTATGACGCTGGTGGGCGCCTGCTCGATCGCAAGGTAACGTCAGTCTCACCTTAG
- a CDS encoding RHS repeat protein has product MFSANGDFPLTFSWRYNSFGNHQKTGAGYSVGSRTAADGTSETLGETVVHAEQPLAAGATPISLPLDSDPAQIYIGGATNNWRHNHSYFLGHYVLADDVTERVISYRPDGSDVHFVAVDGNFVGQGNRQWQVTKDLDGSQQHTGWTLKVDGRIERYDTAGRILRIENEQGQGITYTYDVNGVQQESITDDNGNSITLGYTEGRLSQITRNDGSVYQFSYNANGLLGGITFPGANTPQRQFRYEDTRFPRALTGVTDEASNVYSTFAYDDEGRAVSSTHSDGANSGQVEYLSDNTRRLTNALGKQTTYTFAEVDGSKRIVSVQGEVSVNCAAANMAYTYDASGFIASETDWEGSVTTYARDSLGRELSRTEAYGTPEARTVTTEWHENFNVPSKVTTQETVVEFSYDTSGRLLSQKTLRESND; this is encoded by the coding sequence GTGTTTTCTGCGAATGGCGATTTCCCGCTGACTTTTTCCTGGCGCTATAACAGCTTCGGAAATCACCAGAAGACGGGTGCAGGCTACAGTGTGGGTTCACGGACTGCGGCTGATGGCACCTCCGAGACGCTCGGAGAAACCGTTGTGCATGCCGAGCAACCATTGGCTGCTGGTGCTACTCCGATCAGCCTGCCGTTAGATAGCGATCCTGCGCAAATCTATATTGGCGGCGCTACAAATAACTGGCGACACAACCACAGTTACTTTCTGGGACATTACGTACTGGCTGATGATGTGACGGAGCGAGTGATCAGCTATCGCCCGGATGGAAGTGATGTGCACTTTGTTGCGGTTGACGGAAACTTCGTCGGACAGGGCAATAGGCAGTGGCAAGTGACCAAAGATCTCGATGGGAGCCAACAGCATACCGGTTGGACGCTGAAAGTAGATGGTCGCATTGAGCGATATGATACGGCTGGTCGTATCCTGCGTATCGAAAATGAGCAGGGGCAGGGCATCACCTATACCTATGATGTGAATGGTGTCCAGCAGGAATCGATTACAGATGACAACGGCAACAGTATCACACTCGGGTATACCGAAGGTCGCTTGAGCCAGATTACCCGTAACGATGGTTCTGTTTATCAATTTAGTTACAACGCCAACGGATTGCTAGGAGGCATTACCTTCCCGGGTGCCAATACACCACAGCGCCAGTTCCGTTATGAAGACACCCGCTTCCCACGCGCACTGACTGGTGTTACTGATGAAGCGAGCAATGTATACAGCACTTTTGCCTATGACGACGAGGGGCGGGCGGTCAGCTCCACGCATAGTGACGGTGCAAACTCTGGCCAAGTGGAATACCTCAGTGACAACACCCGTCGCCTGACCAATGCATTGGGCAAGCAAACTACCTATACCTTTGCTGAAGTCGATGGCAGCAAGCGCATTGTCTCAGTCCAAGGTGAAGTATCTGTGAACTGTGCAGCTGCTAATATGGCCTACACCTACGATGCCAGCGGCTTTATCGCCAGTGAAACTGACTGGGAAGGTAGTGTCACCACTTATGCTCGCGACAGCTTGGGGCGTGAGTTAAGTCGTACCGAAGCTTACGGCACACCGGAAGCCCGCACTGTTACCACCGAGTGGCATGAAAATTTCAATGTACCGTCAAAGGTAACAACCCAGGAAACTGTGGTGGAGTTTAGTTACGACACGTCAGGTCGGCTGCTGAGCCAAAAGACCTTGCGTGAGTCGAATGATTAA
- a CDS encoding RHS repeat protein gives MFEANGDFPLTFSWHYNSFGNHLKSGAGYSVGSRTVADGTSEKLGETVVHTEQPLAESATPISLPLSSDPTQTYIGGATNNWRHNHSYFLGHYVLVDEVTERLISYRPDGSDLHFVADDGNFVGQGNRQWQVTKDLDGSQEHTGWTLKVGGRIERYDTAGRILRIENEQGQGITYTYDANGVQQESIADDNGNSITLGYAEGQLSQITRNDGSVYQFSYNANGLLGGITFPGANTPQRQFRYEDTRFPRALTGVTDEASNVYSTFAYDDEGRAVSSTHSDGANSGQVEYLSDTTRRLTNALGKQTTYTFAEVDGSKRIVSVQGEASANCAAANMAYTYDDNGFIASEADWEGNVTAYSRDSLGRELSRTEAYGTPDARTITTEWHVTLSVPVKIIAPEKVIENVYDASGRLMERKIIPVSN, from the coding sequence ATGTTCGAGGCCAATGGGGATTTCCCGCTGACATTCTCCTGGCACTACAACAGCTTCGGAAATCATCTGAAGTCGGGAGCGGGTTACAGCGTGGGTTCACGGACTGTGGCTGATGGCACCTCCGAGAAGCTTGGAGAAACCGTTGTGCATACCGAGCAACCATTGGCTGAAAGTGCTACTCCGATCAGTCTGCCGCTAAGTAGTGACCCTACGCAAACCTATATTGGTGGTGCCACTAATAACTGGCGACACAACCACAGTTACTTTCTGGGGCATTACGTACTAGTGGACGAGGTGACGGAGCGGCTGATCAGCTATCGCCCTGACGGAAGTGATCTGCATTTTGTTGCTGATGACGGAAATTTTGTCGGCCAGGGCAATAGGCAGTGGCAAGTGACCAAAGATCTCGATGGGAGCCAAGAACACACCGGTTGGACATTGAAAGTCGGTGGTCGCATCGAGCGATATGATACGGCCGGTCGTATCCTGCGTATCGAAAATGAGCAGGGGCAGGGCATCACTTATACCTATGATGCTAATGGTGTTCAGCAGGAATCGATTGCAGATGACAACGGCAACAGTATCACACTTGGCTATGCCGAAGGTCAGTTGAGCCAGATTACCCGTAACGATGGTTCTGTTTATCAATTTAGTTACAACGCCAACGGATTGCTAGGAGGCATTACCTTCCCGGGTGCCAATACACCACAGCGCCAGTTCCGTTATGAAGACACCCGCTTCCCACGCGCACTGACAGGTGTTACTGATGAGGCGAGCAATGTATACAGTACTTTTGCCTATGACGACGAGGGGCGGGCGGTCAGCTCCACGCATAGTGATGGTGCCAACTCTGGCCAAGTGGAATACCTCAGTGATACCACCCGTCGCCTGACCAATGCACTGGGCAAGCAAACTACCTATACCTTTGCTGAAGTCGATGGCAGTAAGCGCATTGTCTCAGTTCAAGGCGAAGCATCCGCGAACTGTGCCGCGGCCAACATGGCCTACACCTACGATGACAATGGCTTTATCGCCAGTGAAGCCGACTGGGAAGGTAATGTTACTGCTTATAGTCGCGATAGCCTTGGTCGTGAACTAAGCCGCACAGAAGCCTACGGGACACCAGATGCTCGCACTATCACCACGGAATGGCATGTGACGTTGAGTGTCCCGGTGAAAATTATTGCTCCTGAGAAAGTTATTGAAAACGTTTATGACGCTAGTGGGCGCCTAATGGAACGGAAAATTATCCCTGTATCGAATTGA
- a CDS encoding RHS repeat-associated core domain-containing protein, with the protein MYFSKSLLAGALSFLVAHGTSAAITEQNWSYTYTEGGKLETADGPRTDVSDVTSYTYDSFNRMTTSTNALGHVDSILEYDAAGRPTKSQDANGLQTHYTYTARGWLETVTIKAAAGDLVTTYTYDPVGQVINVAFPDSSTVAFEYDAARRLTAVENAVGERIEYKLDAAGNVTEEKVFAADGTTLVRSINRSYDELSRLIDVDGNNGQNTSIAYDKNGNRVSATDGNQNTTGEARDALGRVEAVTDAANNTVQFTYDSADRVTSVTDQRGNTTNYEYDFAGHLIKLTSPDTGIADYDYDEAGNLITRTDARGIVANYSYDALNRLTGIVYPGNTSENASFTYDSTENGNHGVGRLTGYSNDSGSTALAYDELGRVTTQADTIAGLSFNTGYSYDALGRVTEVTYPSGRIVTYVRDSLGRATAITSKDDAQATAQTIVSNIQYQPYGGIASMEYGNGITQTYTYDLDGRLQEVTAAGLGSVRSEFYTYDLANNITGIADVLDANKDRVFAYDTLDRLDDEVYSAGSRDYQYDSVGNRTQRIWDKTDSTTSTATYAYEAESNRMVLRGSKAWVKDAAGNTVSHNDDDYLYTYNHANRMSSYTKSGVLKGTYSYNALGQRVRTDKSSDVLLHYNLSGQYLSETTLRSDGVSLSNQVDYIYLDGEPVAHIKTTYKSSGAVNKKFLTYLHTDHLYTPRVGTNDAQAIVWRWDSDAFGNTNPLADVDGDGVNVTVNLRFPGQIKGGEAPFYYNYFRDYDPSTGRYLQSDPTGLDGGINTYLYVLANPMNLYDPDGLKPQRNPGNPNSRIARNNARLKAQQQSLRDRLRNLQNKAKKNKVVVEGIAEILEQLKELEKNLHKNYPMTCEKRVCPWDSSGVEQYCGAPGQNQSMSPMATVENGCVCVSYKPAW; encoded by the coding sequence ATGTATTTCAGTAAGTCTCTTCTTGCGGGGGCATTGAGCTTTCTGGTTGCACATGGCACGAGTGCTGCAATTACGGAACAGAATTGGTCTTATACCTACACCGAAGGGGGCAAGTTAGAAACAGCGGACGGTCCGCGTACCGACGTGTCCGATGTCACCTCCTATACCTACGATTCCTTTAACCGGATGACAACGAGCACCAATGCACTGGGGCATGTTGACTCTATCCTGGAATACGATGCTGCGGGTCGCCCTACGAAGTCACAGGATGCAAACGGTCTGCAGACGCACTACACCTACACCGCGCGCGGTTGGCTGGAGACGGTCACCATCAAGGCGGCAGCAGGTGATTTGGTGACCACTTACACCTATGACCCGGTCGGACAGGTAATCAATGTTGCCTTTCCCGATAGTTCTACGGTTGCGTTTGAGTACGACGCTGCGCGTCGCTTGACCGCCGTTGAGAATGCCGTGGGAGAGCGTATTGAGTACAAGCTGGATGCGGCGGGTAACGTCACCGAAGAAAAGGTCTTTGCCGCGGACGGTACAACGCTGGTGCGTTCGATTAACCGCAGTTATGACGAGCTGAGCCGCTTGATCGATGTCGATGGCAATAATGGCCAGAATACGTCGATTGCCTACGATAAAAACGGTAACCGTGTTTCTGCCACCGACGGCAACCAAAACACCACTGGTGAAGCGCGCGATGCTCTGGGGCGTGTAGAGGCGGTCACCGATGCCGCCAACAACACAGTCCAGTTTACCTACGACAGTGCCGACCGTGTCACCTCGGTGACCGATCAACGTGGTAATACCACGAATTATGAATACGACTTTGCGGGCCACCTGATCAAATTGACCAGTCCCGACACGGGTATTGCCGACTACGACTATGATGAAGCTGGTAACCTCATTACCCGTACCGATGCGCGCGGTATCGTTGCGAACTACAGTTACGATGCACTTAATCGGCTAACCGGTATTGTGTACCCCGGCAATACTAGTGAAAACGCTAGCTTTACCTATGACAGCACCGAAAATGGCAATCATGGGGTAGGGCGCCTGACGGGTTACAGTAATGATTCCGGTTCTACGGCCCTCGCTTATGACGAGCTGGGGCGCGTCACCACGCAGGCCGATACCATTGCCGGTCTGAGTTTTAATACTGGTTACAGCTACGATGCCCTTGGCCGAGTAACAGAAGTTACCTACCCGTCAGGCCGCATCGTCACATACGTCCGCGACAGCCTTGGGCGCGCCACCGCCATTACCAGTAAAGATGATGCCCAAGCGACTGCCCAGACCATCGTCAGCAATATTCAATACCAGCCCTATGGCGGCATTGCTTCCATGGAGTATGGCAATGGCATTACCCAGACCTATACCTACGACTTAGACGGCCGCTTGCAGGAAGTCACAGCAGCTGGCCTGGGTAGTGTGCGTTCAGAGTTTTATACCTATGATCTGGCGAACAATATTACCGGCATTGCCGATGTCTTGGATGCAAACAAAGACCGTGTGTTCGCGTACGATACCCTGGATCGGTTGGACGACGAGGTGTATTCCGCAGGCTCTCGAGACTACCAGTACGACAGCGTAGGCAACCGTACGCAACGTATTTGGGATAAAACGGATAGCACCACCTCCACGGCGACCTATGCCTATGAAGCAGAGTCGAATCGCATGGTTCTGCGTGGTTCAAAGGCTTGGGTAAAAGATGCGGCTGGTAATACCGTTAGTCATAACGATGATGATTACCTCTATACCTACAATCATGCCAACCGTATGAGTAGCTACACCAAGTCAGGTGTTCTAAAAGGCACATACTCCTACAATGCCTTGGGGCAGCGTGTACGTACCGACAAAAGCTCTGATGTTCTGCTGCACTACAATCTGAGTGGACAGTATCTCTCCGAGACAACCTTGCGCAGCGATGGCGTGAGCCTGTCCAACCAGGTGGATTACATCTATCTGGACGGCGAACCGGTTGCGCACATCAAGACGACATACAAGTCGAGTGGTGCGGTGAACAAGAAGTTCCTGACTTACCTGCATACCGACCATCTATATACCCCGCGTGTAGGCACCAATGATGCGCAAGCGATCGTGTGGCGCTGGGACAGTGATGCGTTTGGCAATACCAATCCTTTAGCAGATGTGGATGGTGATGGTGTAAACGTTACGGTGAACCTGCGTTTCCCTGGGCAGATCAAGGGTGGTGAAGCGCCGTTCTATTACAACTATTTCCGGGATTATGACCCGAGCACTGGGCGGTATTTGCAGAGTGATCCTACTGGGTTGGACGGTGGTATAAACACATATTTATATGTACTAGCAAACCCAATGAATTTATATGATCCTGATGGGCTTAAGCCTCAGCGCAATCCTGGTAACCCGAATTCTCGAATTGCGCGTAATAATGCGCGATTGAAGGCTCAGCAGCAGTCTTTAAGAGATCGGCTAAGAAATCTTCAGAATAAAGCGAAAAAGAATAAAGTAGTTGTAGAAGGAATCGCTGAGATTCTTGAGCAGCTGAAGGAGTTGGAAAAAAACCTGCATAAAAATTATCCAATGACTTGTGAAAAGCGTGTGTGTCCGTGGGATTCAAGCGGTGTAGAGCAGTATTGCGGTGCGCCGGGCCAAAATCAAAGTATGTCACCAATGGCAACAGTCGAGAATGGCTGCGTGTGTGTGTCATATAAGCCTGCGTGGTAA
- a CDS encoding glycosyl hydrolase family 18 protein: MQTTTIKKIVSTGAVLFGFWASGSASAYDCSNSTEFTDGATYTTGAIVQNEGNAYRCDVGGWCSQGGPYAPGSGWAWGHAWTDLGACESGGSSSGSSSSSSSSSSSSSSSSSSSSSSSSSSSSSSSSSSGSGSSSSGSSSGAGTCPAYAAGSTYAAGDIIANNSGYFACSVAGWCSSGNEAYEPGVGWAWEHAWSASTAEACAGGSSGGSSGGGSSGGGVTIPDEYFCAPVWKTGTLYTQGTIVDYQGIAYRALVDTHSITPDNTAYPDQWEPAGYPDEALCPVPIPNTIDYGEPQPVGGSVSAGVVNATGSIASARIADAQSSISGSKGGANPATDNGGDHGGLDVDNGARGTKLVPGSLPLQHNTYDLSAGTEIVTYIGDWAIYGRQYDFTKLPASNLNRIVYGFAGICYPDAKNEQDGGFPTSAPAAVMRTCNQSNLPDGAMAVADFEAAFLRDVGVAPNGVVGTESMYELDRTKVGGVFGVLYQLREQNPQLKLDLSIGGWTLSEGFPWMAHDPVRRKVFIDSVVHFLERYDFDGVDIDWEYPGSDGAVVGMAREDDGENYAILIREMRAAMDWLTVKTGKPYRLSSAIPAGLGRLQKVDWAQVHPYMDRLYAMTYDLTGAWEREISHHTPLYINPMATGSSAGTSANWTLTYLQSLGVPANKLMIGAANYHRSKATNTGDISEFTYGLTGSSSYGDSNWSGADLILGVAGLGSWEAGVIEGYDLYQNYLDSNMAPRNGFWLYTDKEANADYLYNDDIGAFISVETPRTVALKTQYAKDNGLAGVFFWMAEQDNGYNLNAVNHVLGNAQVANGSDASPQDQIPVCGRNVTSAECEALIAPLR; the protein is encoded by the coding sequence ATGCAAACAACAACAATAAAAAAGATTGTAAGTACAGGTGCTGTGCTCTTTGGCTTTTGGGCCAGTGGAAGTGCGTCCGCTTACGATTGCAGTAATTCCACAGAGTTTACCGATGGCGCCACTTATACAACTGGTGCGATCGTACAAAATGAAGGTAATGCCTACCGTTGTGATGTAGGTGGTTGGTGCAGTCAGGGTGGCCCCTATGCTCCGGGCAGTGGCTGGGCCTGGGGTCATGCCTGGACCGATCTGGGTGCCTGTGAGTCGGGTGGCTCAAGCTCTGGTAGCTCGAGTTCCAGTTCTAGCTCAAGTTCGAGCAGCTCTAGCTCGAGTTCAAGCTCAAGTTCTAGTTCAAGTAGTTCAAGTTCGAGTAGCTCAAGCAGTTCGGGTAGCGGGAGTTCGAGCTCCGGCAGTTCTTCTGGTGCAGGGACTTGTCCCGCCTATGCCGCCGGTTCGACCTATGCCGCGGGCGATATCATTGCCAACAACAGCGGATACTTTGCCTGCTCGGTAGCCGGCTGGTGTTCGTCGGGTAACGAAGCCTATGAGCCTGGAGTGGGTTGGGCCTGGGAGCACGCATGGTCTGCCAGCACCGCCGAGGCCTGTGCCGGTGGTAGTAGTGGAGGCAGTAGCGGTGGCGGAAGCAGTGGCGGTGGTGTCACGATTCCAGATGAATATTTCTGCGCACCGGTGTGGAAGACCGGTACCTTGTATACCCAAGGTACTATCGTCGATTACCAAGGGATTGCATACCGCGCATTGGTCGATACCCACTCGATTACTCCGGACAATACTGCTTATCCAGACCAGTGGGAGCCCGCGGGTTATCCGGATGAGGCGCTCTGCCCAGTGCCGATTCCCAACACCATTGACTATGGTGAGCCACAGCCGGTCGGTGGCAGTGTGTCTGCAGGTGTCGTAAACGCTACCGGTAGCATTGCCTCTGCCCGCATCGCCGATGCTCAGTCCAGTATTAGTGGCAGCAAGGGCGGCGCTAATCCGGCGACGGATAACGGCGGAGACCACGGTGGTTTGGATGTCGACAATGGTGCCCGTGGTACCAAGCTGGTGCCGGGTAGCTTGCCGTTGCAGCACAACACCTACGATCTAAGCGCCGGTACGGAAATCGTGACTTACATTGGCGACTGGGCAATTTACGGTCGCCAATACGATTTCACCAAGTTGCCCGCATCCAACCTGAATCGCATTGTGTATGGCTTTGCCGGTATCTGTTACCCCGATGCGAAAAACGAGCAGGACGGCGGCTTCCCGACTTCGGCACCTGCCGCCGTAATGCGTACCTGTAACCAAAGTAATTTGCCCGATGGTGCAATGGCGGTTGCGGATTTTGAAGCGGCGTTCCTGCGTGATGTCGGTGTTGCCCCCAATGGGGTTGTTGGTACCGAGAGTATGTATGAACTGGATCGCACCAAGGTTGGCGGCGTATTCGGGGTGTTGTATCAGTTGCGCGAGCAGAATCCGCAGTTGAAACTCGATCTTTCCATTGGTGGTTGGACCCTGTCCGAAGGATTCCCATGGATGGCGCACGATCCGGTGCGGCGTAAAGTCTTCATTGATTCGGTGGTGCATTTCCTCGAGCGCTATGACTTCGACGGTGTCGATATCGACTGGGAATACCCGGGCAGTGACGGCGCGGTAGTTGGTATGGCGCGTGAGGACGATGGAGAAAACTACGCAATCCTGATTCGTGAAATGCGTGCGGCGATGGACTGGCTGACGGTCAAAACCGGCAAGCCCTATCGTTTGTCTTCTGCGATTCCGGCCGGTCTTGGTCGCTTGCAAAAAGTCGATTGGGCACAGGTGCATCCTTACATGGATCGCCTGTACGCAATGACCTATGACTTGACCGGTGCCTGGGAGCGTGAAATTTCCCATCACACGCCGTTGTACATCAACCCAATGGCGACTGGCTCTTCAGCTGGTACCTCTGCTAACTGGACGCTCACTTACCTGCAAAGTTTGGGTGTGCCAGCTAACAAGTTGATGATAGGTGCCGCCAATTACCATCGCTCGAAAGCGACCAACACTGGTGATATATCCGAGTTCACTTACGGCCTGACCGGCAGCAGTAGCTATGGTGATAGCAACTGGAGTGGGGCGGATCTGATCCTCGGTGTGGCAGGTCTTGGTTCCTGGGAGGCGGGCGTGATTGAAGGCTATGACCTGTACCAGAATTATCTGGACAGCAACATGGCCCCGCGCAATGGTTTCTGGTTGTATACCGATAAAGAGGCGAATGCAGACTATCTGTATAACGACGATATCGGTGCGTTTATCTCCGTCGAAACCCCGCGCACCGTTGCGCTAAAAACCCAGTATGCGAAAGACAATGGCCTCGCCGGTGTCTTTTTCTGGATGGCCGAGCAAGACAATGGCTACAACCTGAATGCGGTCAACCACGTATTGGGCAATGCTCAGGTTGCCAATGGTTCCGATGCGAGCCCGCAAGACCAGATTCCGGTTTGTGGCCGCAACGTGACATCTGCTGAGTGTGAAGCGTTGATTGCGCCTTTACGGTAA
- a CDS encoding DUF6531 domain-containing protein: MNIDTLQCEQPNCESPTSYNSDTGLCEKECPADKPWSDSARDCVGDPEPESCEHKAFNPINFLSGHKLQNELVFEANGDFPLTFSWHYNSFGNHLKSGAGYSVGSRTVADGTSDKLGEAVVHTEQPLAAGATPISLPLNSDPAQIYIGGATNNWRHNHSYFLGHYVLADDVTERVISYRPDGSDVHFVAVDGNFVGQGNRQWQVTKDLDGSQQHTGWTLKVDSRIERYDTAGRILRIENERGQGITYTYDANGVQQESIADDNGNSITLGYTEGRLSQITRNDNSVYQFGYNANGLLQGITFPGATTPQRQFRYEDTRFPRALTGVTDEASNVYSTFAYDDEGRAVSSTHSDGANSGQVEYLSDNTRRLTNALGKQTTYTFAEVDGSKRIVSVQGEVSVNCAAANMAYTYDASGFIASETDWEGSVTTYARDSLGRELSRTEAYGTPEARTITTEWHVTSNLPMKVITPEQIIEFSYDSAGNLLDRKISPL, from the coding sequence ATGAATATCGATACTTTGCAGTGCGAGCAACCCAACTGTGAGTCGCCCACAAGTTATAACAGTGATACCGGTCTCTGTGAGAAAGAATGCCCAGCTGACAAACCTTGGTCTGATTCTGCGCGTGACTGTGTAGGTGATCCGGAGCCGGAGAGCTGTGAACATAAAGCATTTAATCCTATCAATTTCCTTTCTGGCCACAAGCTTCAGAATGAGTTGGTGTTCGAGGCCAATGGGGATTTCCCGCTGACATTCTCCTGGCACTACAACAGCTTCGGAAATCATCTGAAGTCGGGCGCGGGTTACAGCGTGGGTTCACGGACTGTGGCTGATGGCACCTCCGATAAGCTTGGAGAAGCCGTTGTGCATACCGAGCAACCATTGGCTGCTGGTGCTACTCCGATCAGCCTGCCGTTAAATAGCGATCCTGCGCAAATCTATATTGGCGGCGCTACAAATAACTGGCGACACAACCACAGTTACTTTCTGGGACATTACGTACTGGCTGATGATGTGACGGAGCGAGTGATCAGCTATCGCCCGGATGGAAGTGATGTGCACTTTGTTGCGGTTGACGGAAATTTCGTTGGTCAGGGCAATAGGCAGTGGCAAGTGACCAAAGATCTCGATGGGAGCCAACAGCACACCGGTTGGACGCTGAAAGTCGATAGCCGTATCGAGCGATATGATACGGCTGGTCGTATCCTGCGTATCGAAAATGAACGGGGGCAGGGCATCACTTATACCTATGATGCTAATGGTGTTCAGCAGGAATCGATTGCAGATGACAACGGAAACAGTATCACGCTCGGGTATACCGAAGGTCGGTTGAGCCAGATTACCCGTAACGATAATTCTGTTTATCAATTTGGTTACAACGCCAACGGCTTGCTACAAGGTATTACCTTCCCGGGTGCCACTACTCCACAGCGTCAGTTCCGTTATGAAGACACCCGCTTCCCACGCGCACTGACTGGTGTTACTGATGAAGCGAGCAATGTATACAGCACTTTTGCCTATGACGACGAGGGGCGGGCGGTCAGCTCCACGCATAGTGACGGTGCAAACTCTGGCCAAGTGGAATACCTCAGTGACAACACCCGTCGCCTGACCAATGCATTGGGCAAGCAAACTACCTATACCTTTGCTGAAGTCGATGGCAGCAAGCGCATTGTCTCAGTCCAAGGTGAAGTATCTGTGAACTGTGCAGCTGCTAATATGGCCTACACCTACGATGCCAGCGGCTTTATCGCCAGTGAAACTGACTGGGAAGGTAGTGTCACCACTTATGCTCGCGACAGCTTGGGGCGTGAGTTAAGTCGTACCGAAGCTTACGGCACGCCAGAGGCTCGCACTATTACCACTGAATGGCACGTGACGTCGAACCTCCCGATGAAAGTCATTACACCTGAGCAGATTATCGAATTTTCCTATGATTCAGCAGGTAACTTGCTTGATCGAAAAATTAGCCCTCTCTAA